From a region of the Bradyrhizobium diazoefficiens genome:
- a CDS encoding SDR family oxidoreductase gives MYLEKFKLNGKTAFITGGGQGIGLGCAEALAEAGAKVIIGDRDSKVADSARASLKAKGFDIETAVMDVTDTKRVAEVANDLIARHGKVDILVNNAGIARSETPAETVTDEHWLSVIDVNLNGTFWCCREFGKHMLKAKSGAIVNVGSMSGFIVNKPQEQCFYNASKAGVHHLTKSLAAEWGARGIRVNAVAPTYIETPLNAFVKSNAKMYDAWIGGTPMARMGQVEEIASVVLFLSSEAASLMTGSIVLVDGGYTCW, from the coding sequence ATGTACCTGGAAAAATTCAAGCTGAACGGCAAGACCGCGTTCATCACCGGCGGCGGGCAGGGCATTGGCCTTGGCTGCGCGGAAGCGCTGGCTGAAGCCGGCGCCAAGGTCATTATCGGCGACCGCGACAGCAAGGTCGCCGACAGTGCCAGGGCCAGCCTGAAGGCGAAGGGCTTTGACATCGAGACCGCCGTCATGGACGTGACCGATACCAAGCGCGTGGCCGAGGTCGCGAACGACCTCATCGCTCGCCATGGCAAGGTCGACATCCTCGTCAACAATGCCGGCATCGCCCGCAGCGAAACCCCGGCCGAGACCGTCACCGACGAGCACTGGCTCAGCGTCATCGACGTCAACCTCAACGGCACCTTCTGGTGCTGCCGCGAATTCGGCAAGCACATGCTGAAGGCGAAAAGTGGCGCTATCGTCAATGTCGGCTCGATGTCCGGCTTCATCGTCAACAAGCCGCAGGAGCAGTGCTTCTACAATGCCTCCAAGGCGGGGGTGCATCATTTGACCAAATCACTGGCCGCCGAATGGGGCGCGCGCGGCATCCGCGTCAATGCGGTGGCACCGACCTACATCGAGACGCCGCTCAACGCTTTCGTGAAGAGCAACGCCAAAATGTACGATGCCTGGATCGGTGGAACTCCGATGGCGCGGATGGGACAGGTCGAGGAGATCGCCTCCGTCGTGCTGTTCCTGAGCTCGGAGGCCGCGAGCCTGATGACCGGCAGCATCGTGCTGGTGGATGGCGGCTACACTTGCTGGTAG
- a CDS encoding FGGY-family carbohydrate kinase, whose product MPRAYIGVDVGTTSTRAGVFDEAGTLLASARHPIRIWHEAGDIVEQSSEDIWDACKTSVRAAMAEAAIARDSVGGIGFDATCSLVVLNRQGEPLTVSASGDAQRNVIVWMDHRATAEARLINETEDAVLRYVGGSISPEMEMPKLLWLKRHLRGSFDAAGHFFDLADYLTWRATGSLQRSTCTVTCKWNYLAHDGGWSAQFFERIGLSDFVNEKYARIGTEIVAPGTRLGAGLTSTAAAELGLSPGIPVGASLIDAHAGGIGAIGGRDGSGGTSDVCDRLAYIMGTSACIMATTSEPYFVPGVWGPYYSGMVPDFWLNEGGQSAAGAAIDHLLKAHPGHAEASAAARSEGLDLVDFLERRIIARAGSASRAALLARDIHVLPEFIGNRSPYADPGTRAVIAGLDLDTDIASMERLVVAGLCGLAYGLAEVIEAFAAHGVRSSIMIMGGGASRSPLVRQIMADTTGLTVALPQTREPVLLGAAMLGAVAGGACASIGETMAKMSALGRKSEPTAPDMAAFHTRKREVYKLLREVDRGSRAAMRDIGRG is encoded by the coding sequence ATGCCGCGAGCGTATATCGGCGTCGACGTGGGGACCACGAGCACGCGGGCCGGAGTGTTTGACGAAGCCGGCACGCTGCTGGCGAGCGCGCGGCATCCGATCAGGATCTGGCACGAGGCTGGCGACATCGTCGAGCAGTCGTCCGAGGACATCTGGGACGCCTGCAAGACATCGGTGCGGGCGGCGATGGCGGAAGCCGCCATCGCGCGGGACAGCGTCGGCGGTATCGGCTTTGACGCCACGTGTTCGCTGGTTGTCCTCAATAGGCAGGGTGAGCCGCTCACCGTCAGTGCATCCGGCGACGCTCAACGCAATGTCATCGTCTGGATGGATCACCGTGCCACCGCCGAGGCGCGGCTGATCAACGAGACCGAGGATGCCGTGTTGCGCTATGTCGGCGGCTCGATCTCGCCCGAGATGGAGATGCCGAAGCTGTTATGGCTGAAGCGACACTTGCGCGGGAGCTTCGACGCCGCCGGTCATTTCTTCGATCTGGCGGATTACTTGACCTGGCGTGCGACTGGCTCGCTGCAGCGCTCGACCTGCACCGTTACCTGCAAATGGAACTATCTCGCCCATGACGGCGGCTGGAGCGCGCAATTCTTCGAGCGCATCGGCCTGTCGGACTTCGTCAACGAGAAATACGCCCGCATCGGCACCGAGATCGTCGCTCCCGGCACGCGCCTGGGTGCAGGTCTCACCTCCACTGCCGCGGCCGAACTCGGCCTGTCGCCGGGCATACCAGTCGGTGCCTCGCTGATCGATGCCCATGCCGGCGGCATTGGGGCGATCGGCGGTCGCGACGGCTCGGGTGGGACGAGCGATGTCTGCGACCGGCTCGCCTACATCATGGGAACGTCGGCCTGCATCATGGCGACGACCAGTGAGCCGTACTTTGTGCCCGGCGTATGGGGTCCCTATTACTCCGGCATGGTCCCGGACTTCTGGCTCAACGAGGGCGGCCAGTCGGCCGCTGGTGCGGCGATCGACCATCTCCTCAAGGCGCATCCGGGTCATGCCGAAGCGAGTGCGGCGGCGCGCAGCGAGGGCCTCGACCTCGTCGACTTTCTCGAGCGTCGCATCATCGCGCGGGCGGGCAGCGCCAGCCGCGCTGCGCTGCTCGCCCGCGACATCCACGTGCTTCCCGAGTTCATCGGCAACCGCTCGCCCTACGCCGACCCTGGTACGCGGGCGGTGATCGCGGGGCTCGACCTCGACACCGACATCGCCTCGATGGAGCGGCTGGTCGTCGCCGGCCTGTGCGGGCTCGCTTATGGGCTCGCCGAGGTGATCGAGGCCTTTGCCGCCCATGGTGTGCGCTCCAGCATCATGATCATGGGGGGCGGTGCCAGCCGCAGCCCCTTGGTGCGGCAGATCATGGCGGATACGACGGGCCTCACCGTCGCGCTGCCGCAGACCCGGGAGCCGGTGCTGCTGGGGGCGGCGATGCTGGGGGCGGTGGCCGGCGGCGCCTGTGCTTCGATCGGCGAGACCATGGCCAAGATGTCGGCGCTGGGACGGAAGAGCGAACCGACTGCGCCGGACATGGCGGCGTTCCACACGCGCAAGCGCGAGGTCTACAAGCTGCTGCGCGAAGTCGATCGCGGGAGCCGTGCGGCGATGCGCGACATCGGGAGAGGTTGA
- a CDS encoding carbohydrate kinase codes for MLIACGDALIDFVPTRNADGREAVMPAVGGSCLNVAIGMARLGAATGFVGGISTDLFGGMIADHAAASNVELGLATRSDRQTTLAFVRIVAGESHYAFYDAETATRNWTYRRGTIPFANIEAVHVGSTTLVNDRGAVETKALIADAHASSTISFDPNCRPNLVKDKPAYLARMAEFAGQADLIKMSDVDFAYLFGDEPYPQRASMLLEQGTSLVVITRGNNGAIGWHAGAGQIEVAAPKVEVADTIGAGDSFQSALLFALHEQERIARQALKDISADELRRALSFAANCAGLTCTRPGADPPWSREVSWSF; via the coding sequence ATGCTGATTGCCTGCGGCGATGCGCTGATCGATTTCGTACCGACGCGAAATGCCGACGGGCGCGAGGCCGTGATGCCGGCGGTCGGCGGTTCCTGCCTCAATGTCGCGATCGGCATGGCGCGGCTCGGCGCGGCGACCGGCTTCGTCGGCGGCATCTCGACCGACCTGTTCGGAGGCATGATCGCCGATCATGCCGCAGCGTCCAATGTCGAGCTTGGTCTCGCCACCCGTAGCGACCGTCAGACCACGCTCGCCTTCGTCCGCATCGTTGCGGGCGAGTCGCACTACGCCTTCTACGATGCCGAGACCGCGACGCGGAACTGGACCTATCGGCGCGGGACGATTCCGTTCGCGAACATCGAGGCCGTTCATGTCGGCTCGACCACGCTCGTCAACGACCGGGGCGCGGTCGAGACCAAGGCCCTGATCGCGGATGCGCACGCGTCCTCGACGATTTCTTTCGATCCCAACTGCCGGCCCAACCTGGTCAAGGACAAGCCGGCCTACCTGGCGCGCATGGCCGAGTTCGCCGGTCAGGCCGATCTCATCAAGATGTCGGACGTGGATTTCGCCTACCTCTTCGGCGACGAGCCGTATCCGCAGCGCGCGAGCATGCTGCTGGAGCAAGGCACGAGCCTCGTCGTCATCACCCGCGGCAATAATGGCGCGATTGGATGGCACGCGGGGGCAGGGCAGATCGAGGTCGCCGCGCCGAAGGTCGAGGTCGCCGACACGATCGGTGCGGGCGACAGCTTTCAGTCGGCGCTGTTGTTCGCTCTGCACGAGCAGGAACGCATTGCCAGGCAGGCCTTGAAGGACATCAGTGCCGACGAACTCCGCCGCGCGCTGTCCTTTGCCGCCAATTGCGCCGGCCTCACTTGCACCCGTCCCGGCGCCGATCCGCCCTGGAGCCGGGAAGTGAGTTGGAGCTTTTAG
- a CDS encoding ABC transporter permease, whose product MNTPLATPVDVPVRRVPARTFWGRALRHRSFVLGGALSLLVLGSALLSLVWTPWSPYEIDIASKLRPPSAAHWLGTDSFGRDIVSLLLAGARATIMVGVIAVSIGLTFGVTLGLIASALRGWTEEIIMRFSDFTFAFPAVLSAIMLAAAVGPGMVTSIVAIGIFQIPTLIRLTRGSANAIWAREFVLAARAAGKGAFRITIEHVLPNILSILIVQATIQFALAILAEAALSYLGLGTQPPQPSWGRMLNDAQTLLFQSPMLAVYPGAAIAVAVLGLNLLGDGLRDLLDPRLARER is encoded by the coding sequence GTGAATACGCCCCTGGCCACTCCGGTTGACGTGCCGGTGCGCCGCGTGCCGGCCCGTACGTTCTGGGGCCGCGCGCTGCGCCACCGCAGTTTCGTGCTCGGCGGCGCGCTGAGCCTGCTGGTGCTCGGCTCCGCGCTATTGTCGCTGGTGTGGACGCCGTGGTCGCCGTATGAGATCGATATCGCCTCGAAACTCCGGCCGCCCTCGGCGGCGCACTGGCTCGGGACCGATTCCTTCGGCCGCGACATCGTCTCACTGCTGCTCGCCGGCGCCCGCGCCACCATCATGGTCGGTGTCATCGCCGTCAGCATCGGTCTCACCTTCGGCGTCACGCTGGGCCTGATCGCCTCGGCTCTGCGCGGCTGGACCGAAGAGATCATCATGCGCTTCTCCGACTTCACCTTCGCCTTTCCGGCAGTGCTCTCCGCGATCATGCTCGCCGCAGCCGTGGGGCCGGGCATGGTGACCTCGATCGTCGCGATCGGGATCTTCCAGATCCCGACGCTCATCCGGCTGACGCGCGGCTCGGCCAATGCGATCTGGGCGCGCGAATTCGTGCTGGCCGCGCGCGCGGCGGGGAAGGGCGCTTTTCGCATCACCATTGAGCACGTGCTGCCCAACATCCTGTCGATCCTGATCGTGCAGGCGACGATCCAGTTCGCGCTCGCCATTCTTGCCGAAGCCGCGCTGTCCTATCTCGGCCTCGGCACCCAGCCGCCGCAACCGTCCTGGGGACGGATGCTGAACGATGCGCAGACGCTGCTGTTCCAGTCGCCGATGCTCGCGGTCTATCCGGGCGCTGCGATCGCGGTCGCGGTGCTGGGCCTCAATCTGCTCGGCGATGGCTTGCGCGACCTGCTCGATCCCAGACTCGCGCGGGAGCGATGA
- a CDS encoding carbohydrate ABC transporter permease, whose product MARMATTRQVVVSTIGAWFFGFLIFFPILWMVLASFKTELEAFAIPPSFLFFHWTAENYVTVQERSDYLHHALNSIIIAGGSTLIALLIAIPAAWSMAFSPTKRTKDVLLWMLSTKMMPPVGVLVPIYLIYRTFGLLDSRVGLVFILCLGNLPIVIWMLFTYFKEIPRDILEAARMDGATVGRELVYVLTPMAIPGLASTMLLNLILAWNEAFWTLNLSTSDAAPLTVFIASYSSPEGLFWAKLSAASTLAIAPILVLGWFSQKQLVRGLTFGAVK is encoded by the coding sequence ATGGCACGGATGGCGACGACACGGCAGGTGGTGGTCTCGACGATCGGAGCGTGGTTCTTCGGCTTTCTGATCTTCTTTCCGATCCTGTGGATGGTGCTGGCGAGCTTCAAGACCGAGCTGGAAGCCTTCGCTATCCCGCCGTCCTTCCTGTTCTTCCACTGGACCGCGGAAAACTATGTGACCGTGCAGGAGCGCAGCGACTACCTCCACCACGCACTGAACTCGATCATCATCGCCGGCGGCTCGACCCTGATCGCGCTTCTGATCGCGATCCCGGCGGCGTGGTCGATGGCGTTCTCGCCGACCAAGCGTACCAAGGACGTCCTGCTCTGGATGCTCTCGACCAAGATGATGCCGCCGGTCGGCGTGCTGGTGCCGATCTACCTGATCTATAGGACCTTCGGTCTGCTCGATTCCCGCGTCGGTCTCGTCTTCATCCTGTGCCTCGGCAATCTGCCGATCGTCATCTGGATGCTGTTCACCTATTTCAAGGAGATCCCGCGCGACATCCTGGAAGCCGCGCGCATGGACGGCGCCACTGTCGGCCGCGAACTCGTCTATGTGCTGACGCCGATGGCGATCCCGGGCCTTGCGTCGACCATGCTGCTCAACCTGATCCTCGCCTGGAACGAGGCGTTCTGGACGCTGAACCTGTCGACCTCGGACGCTGCGCCGCTCACCGTGTTCATCGCCTCCTATTCAAGTCCGGAAGGGCTGTTCTGGGCAAAGCTGTCGGCGGCCTCGACGCTGGCGATCGCGCCCATTCTCGTCCTCGGTTGGTTCAGCCAGAAACAGCTCGTGCGCGGGCTCACCTTTGGCGCGGTGAAATAG
- a CDS encoding ABC transporter ATP-binding protein, whose product MGRITLQDVQKSFGPVHIIKGADLEIADGSFVVFVGPSGCGKTTLLRLIAGLEDVSGGKILIDGKNVVDTPPAKRGLSMVFQSYALYPHMSVRGNIGFGLKMAGLAKDEINRKVEAAAATLNLTPYLDRKPRELSGGQRQRVAIGRAIVREPKAFLFDEPLSNLDAALRVQMRIEVTRLQKQLGTTAIYVTHDQVEAMTMADKIVVLNGGKIEQYGSPLELYERPANLFVAGFIGSPKMNFVTGELAKQQGAATIGVRPEHLKIEREGDSGWPGTIAVAEHLGSDTFLYVDAGPLGMLTARYVGELSLHAGDRVSLLPDPARIHRFDEGGNALRG is encoded by the coding sequence ATGGGTCGGATCACACTTCAGGACGTGCAGAAATCCTTCGGCCCCGTGCACATCATCAAGGGCGCCGATCTCGAGATCGCCGACGGCTCCTTCGTGGTCTTCGTCGGCCCGTCCGGCTGCGGCAAGACGACCTTGCTGCGGCTGATCGCGGGTCTCGAAGATGTCTCTGGCGGCAAGATCCTGATTGACGGCAAGAACGTCGTCGACACGCCGCCCGCCAAGCGCGGCCTGTCGATGGTGTTCCAGTCCTACGCGCTCTATCCGCACATGAGCGTGCGCGGCAATATCGGCTTCGGACTGAAGATGGCGGGCCTTGCCAAGGACGAGATCAACCGCAAGGTCGAGGCGGCCGCCGCGACGCTGAACCTCACGCCCTATCTCGACCGCAAGCCGCGCGAGCTCTCCGGCGGCCAGCGCCAGCGGGTTGCGATCGGCCGCGCGATCGTGCGCGAGCCCAAGGCGTTCCTGTTCGACGAGCCCCTGTCCAACCTCGACGCCGCGCTGCGCGTGCAGATGCGCATCGAGGTGACACGGCTCCAGAAGCAGCTCGGCACCACTGCGATCTATGTTACCCACGATCAGGTCGAGGCCATGACCATGGCCGACAAGATCGTCGTGCTCAACGGCGGCAAGATCGAGCAATATGGTTCGCCCCTGGAACTCTATGAGCGACCCGCCAATCTCTTCGTCGCCGGCTTCATCGGCTCACCCAAGATGAACTTCGTCACCGGCGAGCTCGCCAAGCAGCAAGGTGCCGCCACCATCGGCGTGCGACCGGAGCATCTCAAGATCGAGCGCGAGGGCGACAGCGGCTGGCCGGGAACCATTGCCGTCGCCGAGCATCTCGGCAGCGACACTTTCCTTTATGTCGATGCCGGTCCGCTCGGCATGCTGACGGCGCGCTACGTCGGCGAATTGAGCCTGCATGCCGGCGACCGTGTGTCGCTGCTGCCGGACCCCGCGCGTATCCATCGCTTCGACGAGGGCGGCAACGCGCTTCGAGGCTGA
- a CDS encoding ABC transporter ATP-binding protein has translation MGERQAMPLIEVINLGVRLNTSRGPAQAVRGVSFALKRGETLGLVGESGCGKSVTAISVMGLLPDSARVSGSIKLDGNELARLPDADYCRLRGNRISMIFQEPMTALNPMHTIGHQVAEPLRRHKKYSAAQARRETIALLDRVGLPDPARRVDAYPHQFSGGQRQRITIAMALACEPDLLIADEPTTALDVTIQGQILDLIADLVEERGMSMILISHDLGVIAENVQRMMVMYGGAVVESGPTDEVFRRMGHPYTQGLFRARPKLGARKGTRLKTISGTVPELADLPTGCTFSDRCPLVIDQCRAAVPPVVEVGPRHGVRCIRTDVSMAENVGALSA, from the coding sequence ATGGGCGAGCGACAGGCCATGCCGCTGATCGAGGTCATCAATCTCGGCGTGCGCCTCAACACCAGCCGCGGGCCGGCACAAGCCGTGCGCGGCGTCAGCTTCGCCCTGAAGCGTGGCGAGACGCTCGGATTGGTCGGTGAATCCGGTTGCGGCAAGTCGGTCACTGCGATCTCCGTGATGGGGCTGCTGCCTGATAGCGCCCGGGTCTCGGGCAGCATCAAGCTCGATGGCAACGAGCTCGCGCGATTGCCGGACGCGGATTATTGCCGCCTGCGTGGCAACCGCATCAGCATGATCTTTCAGGAACCGATGACCGCACTCAATCCGATGCATACGATCGGGCATCAGGTTGCCGAGCCGCTGCGACGTCACAAGAAATATTCGGCGGCGCAGGCGCGCCGCGAGACCATCGCCTTGCTCGACCGCGTCGGGCTGCCCGATCCGGCGCGACGCGTCGATGCCTATCCGCACCAGTTTTCCGGCGGCCAGCGCCAGCGCATCACCATTGCCATGGCGCTTGCCTGCGAGCCCGACCTGTTGATCGCGGACGAGCCGACTACCGCGCTCGACGTCACCATCCAGGGCCAGATCCTCGACCTCATCGCCGATCTCGTCGAGGAGCGCGGCATGTCGATGATCCTGATCTCGCACGATCTCGGCGTCATCGCCGAGAACGTCCAGCGCATGATGGTGATGTATGGCGGCGCCGTCGTCGAAAGCGGGCCGACCGACGAAGTATTCCGCCGGATGGGACATCCCTATACGCAGGGCCTGTTCCGTGCCCGGCCGAAGCTCGGCGCGCGCAAGGGGACGCGGCTGAAGACGATATCCGGCACGGTGCCGGAGCTTGCCGATCTGCCGACGGGCTGCACCTTCTCCGACAGGTGTCCGCTCGTGATCGATCAGTGTCGCGCTGCGGTTCCACCGGTGGTGGAGGTCGGACCTCGCCATGGCGTACGCTGCATCCGGACCGATGTCTCGATGGCCGAAAACGTCGGAGCGCTGTCTGCATGA
- a CDS encoding amidase — MSNDLCFLSATELGERIAGKKVSPVEIVSAVLARAEALQSELNCFITLCGDEAMAEARAAERKVMAGEPLGLLHGIPVTVKDIVNTRGVKTTFGAVPYKDNVPNEDAVAVARLRNEGAILIGKTTTPEFGSKCLTDSPLFGRTRNAWSAERSSGGSSGGAAVAVASGIAPLAIATDGGGSTRIPAACNGVVGLKQSNGVIPHSQALDVFGNQTYVTPTTRTVADTALMMQAMAGEDPSDPWSIGVPVPDFIGTTAARGDLRGQRILYCLTPPGRPASAEVAASFKASLDLLAGLGAELEEFSGDGFDVEPIWRAINHTVWRTRFAKLAAEHKDVLSEAFLRQLALATEVSGVDYQEAMFARTALFRRVQSLLARGHFLAMPTLTRTALPISQDLFGTIEIDGRHFDSVRPHWFPWTMPFNMTGHPAISLPCGFGRDGLPIGLQLVGRFRADAELLRVSALFEASSDLLSRWPA; from the coding sequence ATGAGCAATGATCTCTGTTTTTTGTCTGCCACTGAACTGGGTGAGCGCATCGCCGGCAAGAAAGTCTCGCCGGTCGAGATCGTCAGCGCCGTGCTCGCGCGCGCCGAGGCACTCCAGAGCGAGTTGAACTGTTTCATCACGCTCTGTGGTGACGAGGCGATGGCTGAGGCGCGGGCGGCCGAGCGCAAGGTGATGGCCGGTGAGCCGCTCGGCCTGCTGCACGGCATCCCCGTCACCGTCAAGGACATCGTCAACACCAGAGGCGTCAAGACCACCTTCGGCGCCGTTCCCTACAAGGATAATGTGCCGAACGAGGATGCCGTCGCGGTGGCGCGGTTGCGCAATGAAGGCGCCATCCTGATCGGCAAGACCACGACGCCGGAGTTCGGCAGCAAGTGCCTGACGGATTCACCGCTGTTCGGCCGCACCCGCAATGCGTGGAGCGCAGAGCGTTCCTCCGGGGGTTCCAGCGGCGGCGCGGCGGTTGCGGTTGCCAGCGGCATTGCGCCGCTTGCGATCGCGACCGACGGCGGCGGCTCGACGCGAATTCCCGCGGCCTGCAACGGGGTGGTCGGCCTGAAGCAGAGCAACGGCGTGATCCCGCACAGCCAGGCGCTGGACGTGTTCGGCAACCAGACCTATGTCACTCCGACCACCCGCACCGTCGCCGACACCGCGCTGATGATGCAGGCGATGGCCGGCGAGGATCCCAGCGATCCCTGGTCGATCGGGGTCCCCGTGCCCGATTTCATCGGCACGACTGCGGCGCGCGGCGATCTGCGCGGGCAGCGGATCCTGTACTGCCTGACGCCGCCTGGCCGTCCGGCGTCCGCTGAAGTCGCGGCCAGTTTCAAGGCGAGCCTCGACCTTCTGGCCGGGCTCGGGGCCGAGCTCGAGGAATTCTCCGGCGACGGTTTCGACGTCGAGCCGATCTGGCGCGCCATCAACCACACCGTCTGGCGCACGCGCTTTGCCAAGCTAGCAGCCGAGCACAAGGACGTGCTGAGCGAGGCCTTCCTGAGGCAGCTCGCGCTCGCCACCGAAGTCAGCGGCGTCGACTACCAGGAGGCGATGTTCGCGCGCACCGCGCTGTTCCGTCGCGTGCAATCGTTGCTTGCGCGCGGGCACTTCCTGGCGATGCCGACCCTCACGCGCACTGCGCTGCCGATCAGCCAGGACCTGTTTGGCACCATCGAGATCGACGGTCGGCATTTCGACAGCGTCCGGCCGCACTGGTTCCCCTGGACGATGCCGTTCAACATGACCGGCCATCCCGCCATCAGCCTGCCCTGCGGCTTTGGCCGCGACGGCCTGCCGATCGGGCTTCAGCTCGTCGGCCGCTTCCGTGCTGATGCGGAATTGCTGCGCGTGAGCGCATTGTTCGAGGCTTCAAGCGACCTTCTGTCCCGCTGGCCGGCCTGA
- a CDS encoding sugar ABC transporter permease, protein MATRQTQFLARSLLTPAVGLLFIWMVVPLALTIYFSTLHYSLLDPGSESFIGLENFRYFLTDPAFLASLQNTLVLVGSVLALTILLGIPLALLMDQPVIGRNFVRLMVIAPFFVMPTVSALVWKNLLMHPVSGLFAWIASLFHLTPIDWFNDAPLLAVILIVTWQWLPFATLILLTALQSLDEEQKEAAEMDGASAVSTFIYITLPHLARPITVVILIETIFLLTVFAEIFVTTGGGPGLQTTNIAFLIYSQALIQFDVGSASAGGLVAVVIANIVAFFLVRIVGRNLEA, encoded by the coding sequence ATGGCAACCCGGCAGACGCAATTCCTCGCGCGCTCCCTCCTGACGCCGGCCGTCGGGCTGCTTTTCATCTGGATGGTCGTCCCGCTGGCGCTGACGATCTACTTCTCCACGCTGCATTACAGTCTGCTCGATCCCGGCTCGGAATCGTTCATCGGCCTGGAAAACTTCCGCTACTTCCTCACCGATCCCGCCTTCCTCGCCTCGCTCCAGAACACGCTGGTGCTGGTCGGCTCGGTGCTGGCGCTGACGATCCTGCTCGGCATTCCCCTTGCGCTGTTGATGGACCAGCCGGTGATCGGACGCAATTTCGTCCGGCTGATGGTGATCGCGCCGTTCTTCGTGATGCCGACGGTGAGTGCACTTGTCTGGAAGAACCTGTTGATGCATCCGGTGTCCGGCCTGTTCGCCTGGATCGCCTCGCTGTTCCATTTGACGCCGATCGATTGGTTCAACGATGCGCCGCTGCTTGCCGTGATCCTGATCGTGACGTGGCAATGGCTTCCCTTCGCAACGCTGATCCTGCTCACCGCGTTGCAGTCGCTCGACGAGGAGCAGAAGGAAGCCGCGGAGATGGACGGCGCCAGCGCTGTCTCGACCTTCATCTACATCACTCTGCCGCATCTGGCGCGGCCGATCACCGTGGTGATCCTGATCGAGACCATCTTCCTGCTGACGGTATTTGCCGAGATCTTCGTGACGACCGGGGGAGGGCCGGGCCTGCAAACCACCAACATCGCCTTCCTGATCTATTCGCAGGCGCTGATCCAGTTCGACGTCGGCAGCGCCTCCGCAGGCGGCCTCGTCGCGGTGGTGATCGCCAATATCGTCGCCTTCTTCCTCGTCCGCATCGTCGGTCGCAACCTGGAGGCCTGA
- a CDS encoding ABC transporter permease, which produces MSVFVLRRLLSLLATLVGASLIIFLVLDALPGNAAQMLMGADASADAVRALTVKLGLDQPLTVRYLQWIKGLLVGDLGNSYVYGTSVASLIVERLVLTVPLAIMAMTITVTLALSAGIYTAANHNKLGDVGVMSLTQVGIALPNFWFAILLVLLFSVRLQWLSAGGFAGWDDGIWPGVKSLLLPAISLAVVQAAILARVTRSAVLEVLREDFVRTARAKGLGKREVLWSHVLRNAMIPVMTVMGLQFANLLAGTIVIENVFYLPGLGRLIFQSIANRDLIVVRNCVMLLATMVVIVNFVVDVLYALIDPRIKVHDL; this is translated from the coding sequence ATGAGCGTATTTGTCCTCCGACGTCTGTTGAGCTTGCTGGCGACGCTGGTCGGCGCGTCCCTGATCATTTTCCTGGTGCTCGATGCTCTTCCCGGCAACGCCGCGCAGATGCTGATGGGCGCCGACGCCTCAGCGGACGCGGTGCGCGCCCTCACCGTCAAGCTCGGGCTCGATCAACCGCTGACAGTTCGCTATCTGCAATGGATCAAGGGGCTCCTCGTCGGCGATCTCGGCAATTCCTATGTCTATGGCACATCGGTCGCCAGCCTGATCGTGGAGCGGCTGGTGCTGACCGTTCCGCTCGCCATCATGGCCATGACGATCACGGTGACGCTGGCGCTCTCCGCCGGCATCTACACCGCCGCCAACCACAACAAGCTCGGCGACGTCGGTGTGATGTCGCTGACGCAGGTCGGCATCGCGCTGCCGAATTTCTGGTTTGCGATCCTGCTGGTTCTCTTGTTCTCCGTGCGGCTGCAATGGCTCTCGGCGGGCGGCTTTGCCGGCTGGGACGACGGCATCTGGCCCGGGGTGAAGTCGCTGCTGCTGCCGGCAATCTCGCTCGCGGTGGTGCAGGCCGCGATCCTTGCGCGCGTGACGCGCTCGGCCGTCCTGGAAGTGCTGCGCGAGGATTTCGTCCGCACCGCACGTGCAAAAGGGCTCGGCAAGCGCGAGGTGCTGTGGAGCCATGTGCTGCGCAATGCCATGATCCCCGTCATGACGGTGATGGGGCTGCAATTCGCCAATCTGCTCGCCGGCACCATCGTGATCGAGAACGTGTTCTATCTGCCGGGCCTCGGCCGGCTGATCTTCCAGTCGATCGCCAACCGAGACCTGATCGTGGTGCGCAATTGCGTGATGCTGCTGGCGACCATGGTCGTCATCGTCAATTTCGTGGTCGATGTGCTCTATGCCTTGATCGATCCCCGCATCAAGGTCCATGACCTGTGA